The genomic DNA CATACCTTAAAAGATTTAATTATATTTATTTTTCAAACGTTTAAGTGCTAATTTGAAAATGATTTTTTGGAAGAAATTAGGTTTAATTTGAGCTGCTTTATGCAGACAGTTGTTAAATTCAACCATAAGATGCCATTGGTGTCCTGTCACAAGCTCTTCAGGTACAGCTTCTGGCAAATAAACACCTAGTTTGACGACCAATCCTTTTTTCTTATTTTTAAATTGGTGCATACCGATAATTTTAGTGTCAGAATCATCAGACGCTAAATGAGTATAACCCGTCATGGCAAAATCAGTATCTTTATCTACTGGAACAGGAGTATACTTATCATCTTTTGCAGGTTGCATTAAGTTAAGATGCACAGGATATTTATATTGACCAAAACGTTCAACAATAACTTGTCCGCCATTATCAGTTGCTTCGAAGTAGTAATGTTCAGGATGTATTGTTGAAGGTAAGAAAAGATTATTTTGTTTTGCAATAGATTGGTTAAGAAGCATAAACTGTTCTAAACTAATACCTTCTGTTTCAACTTCAACTACACCAGGCTTTAAGTTTTCTCGAGAACGAGAATACTTAGCGAAATCATGCCACATAGCATCACCTAGTGCTAATTCTTCACGGTAAAGCTCTAGTGTTTTCTCTCTTCCTAAATTTTCACGTGTTTCAGCTAGGCTTTGGGTTAAATCTTGTAGAGACATAGTAGAAACTTGATCTTTTGTAATTTCTTTGCCTTTAAAAGTTGGTACAATACCTTTTGAAAATAACTCATCAAAGACTAATTGATAGCGATTAAGTTCCATATGACGAATCTCTTCCTGAGAAACTTCTTTACCATTAACTTTAAACGTAATTTTGTAATTCATCATGTTTGCTCCTCCTTATATTTTTTATGTTAGGTTTAGTATAATAAGCTATGAATAATGAATCACCCCGCAAAATTTCAAAACTGTAGGATAGTATGAAGAGAGAGGATAACTATTGGAAAAACATAGAAATCAAGCTCAAGCCAAGATTGATAAAGTTTTTTTAGAATTACTTGAAGATCAAGGGTTTTATCATATTAAAGTTTCTGAAATTGTTAGAAAAAGCCAAATCAATCGTTCAACTTTTTACGACTATTATCTTGATAAATATGATTTATTAGAGCAATTACAAGATAGATTGTTAGATGACATTAAAGAGCATAGCTTAAAAGTAAGAGGTATCGTTTTTCAACGAGGTTTTCAAGAAGAAACAATGAAAAATTATCTTCTTGAAATTTTAAATTATATTGAAAAGAAGCGTCGAAAATTTAGTTTGTTTTTAGCGCCAGAATTACGCTCCGGATTCCAACAAAAGTTTAAAGAAACATTTGAGCAAATTTGGTACCAAAACCAAATAATTCAAATTGATGAAAATTCCAAAAATTATTTATCATCCGGTACGAGTGCATTATTAGTAGAATTATTAACAATATGGGTTACCAAAGCTAATCC from Staphylococcus taiwanensis includes the following:
- a CDS encoding TetR/AcrR family transcriptional regulator, which encodes MEKHRNQAQAKIDKVFLELLEDQGFYHIKVSEIVRKSQINRSTFYDYYLDKYDLLEQLQDRLLDDIKEHSLKVRGIVFQRGFQEETMKNYLLEILNYIEKKRRKFSLFLAPELRSGFQQKFKETFEQIWYQNQIIQIDENSKNYLSSGTSALLVELLTIWVTKANPEPKENFAKTLMKFLSAMFITFKEDIVVPNHRHQSHKF